The genome window ATTGATACAGGCATTGATACTAATCATGTCGACCTTAAAGATAACTTATGGAGCAATCCTGGAGAAATAGGTTTAGATAAAAATGGTCACTCTAAATCGTTTAACGGCATTGATGATGACAACAATGGATATGTTGATGATGTTCATGGTTGGGACTTTGTAAACAACAAACCTATTAAATCAGACAAGCACGGTCACGGAACTCATGTATCTGGTATTATTGGAGCTGTGGGTAATAACGGTATTGGTATTAGCGGAATTTCGCCACGCGTTTCTTTAATGCCACTAAACTACTATAACACAAACTCCTCAGATGATTCTCAAAACTTAGAAAATACCGTAAAAGCTATTTATTACGCCATCAACAATGGTGCACATATTATTAATTATTCGGGAGGAGGGCCCGAATCTAATCCAAAAGAATTTGCAGCTATTAAAAAAGCATTTAATAAAGGCGTTTTATTTGTCGCGGCCGCCGGCAATAAAAAACCAACAGACAAAGTAAATTCTTATTACCCTGCCGACTACGGCCTACCTAATATTATTTCTGTAACCGCTATTAACCAAAACAATAATGTTTTAAGCACTAGTAATTTTAATGAAAGCCGTGTGGATATTGCCGCACCCGGTGGAAATATTTATTCCACTTTACCTAATAACCAATACGGTTTTATGACAGGCACCTCGCAAGCTACTCCCTTTGTTTCTGGAGTGGCCGCGTTAATTAAAGCCAAGTATCCTGACTTTTCTCCTCAACAAATAAAAAAACAGCTTACCACTACTGGCGATTTAAAATTGCATAAATTAAATCATAAAACAAAAAACAGAACAGTGCTTAACACCTACAGAGCCCTTAGTACATTGGGAAGTAATGTTAGTGCCAATGGTGCATTTTTAGTAAATAACCGACAACAGTTTGACTCAAGTACAAAAAAAAAGGATTCCTCAACATTTTCGTCGGGAATCCCTTTTACGATTAATCAATTAACCGATTTTTTAAAGCCTTCTAAATAAATTAGCTTTTAGGCACTTCTGTATAATCGGCATCAATGATGTCTTCTTTATCCGAAACCTTATCGGTTTTTTGCTTAGCATCAGGTTTAGCTTCGTCCCCATTATTGGCAGCATCTGCAGAGGCAGACTTAGTGTCTTCGTATAAGCTTGCACTAATTTCTTGATGAACTTTTCCAACCTCTTCTTTACTTTTATTCATCTCTTCTGCCGTAGAAGCTTCATTAGCCAAAATCACTTTCGCAGCCTCAACGCTAGTTTTAATTTTTCCTTTTTGATCATCAGATAATTCTTTTTCTTTATCTGTAGATAATTTTTCTAATTGATAAATCATGCCATCTAATTCATTTTTAGCTTGAATACTTTGGGCTTTTTTCTGATCTTCTTCTTCATTAACTTTAGCATCATCTACCATTTTTTTAATTTCTTCTTCTGATAACCCCGACTGAGCTTTTACTTCGATTTTTTGTTCTTTACCCGTTTTT of Pseudobdellovibrionaceae bacterium contains these proteins:
- a CDS encoding S8 family serine peptidase, with the translated sequence MSYLRIWAIIGFVSCGIFVGISSLKRQPYSVSLSSTKSKNNRLLILGQPLNQGHLKSNKDIKQNDPSIHNNWGINGTHSAAAWNKITKGSRKVVVAVIDTGIDTNHVDLKDNLWSNPGEIGLDKNGHSKSFNGIDDDNNGYVDDVHGWDFVNNKPIKSDKHGHGTHVSGIIGAVGNNGIGISGISPRVSLMPLNYYNTNSSDDSQNLENTVKAIYYAINNGAHIINYSGGGPESNPKEFAAIKKAFNKGVLFVAAAGNKKPTDKVNSYYPADYGLPNIISVTAINQNNNVLSTSNFNESRVDIAAPGGNIYSTLPNNQYGFMTGTSQATPFVSGVAALIKAKYPDFSPQQIKKQLTTTGDLKLHKLNHKTKNRTVLNTYRALSTLGSNVSANGAFLVNNRQQFDSSTKKKDSSTFSSGIPFTINQLTDFLKPSK